DNA sequence from the Ovis canadensis isolate MfBH-ARS-UI-01 breed Bighorn chromosome 2, ARS-UI_OviCan_v2, whole genome shotgun sequence genome:
TTTTGGAAATCAAACCTAAATGTTCTAGTTCTCATAACTTGAGAATATGAGAGGCTATCTGATCTTAGACACTGTTTCACAGTGAATTTTTTATGAAAATCAGCAACATCCAACCTAAGGAATTTTTtggacagtttttctttttattgttgacttTATCGGCAGTTTTAAAGTTTTGTAGGGGAATTGTTCTTTGGAAAATCCAAACCATGACTGGTGGTATAACTGAGTGAATCTATAactaacttctttttttaaaaaaataattatatagatTTTGAAGTCTTAttacaaaacaattttgaaaggctggcaaatatatgatatttgcagTTCTTCCTTGGAATGAAGGTAAAAGGCTTTGGGTTCTGaatattcttaaaatgaaaagaaataatgttATTCTACCTtcacaaaatacattaaaaaaacctcaagacatgagtttgatacaTTAACCTGATTccattcagtgaaaaaaaaaaagagagagagcatgcCACAAATTTCACCTCTTTCCTATGTTTTTCCTATGTTTCATGACCTTTTCTCAGggtctttatatttctgtgttttgtcAATTACTTATCAAGCATTTTTCACAGATTAAAACCTAAAACTTCATAAAGCTTTTGGCAATACTTCTTTTATGtgtctgaaattcaaatgttTCTTATCTCTTTCAGTGAAACCAAATCATATTTCCTATACTCAACTTTCTCTGCACTTAAATATGGAACCAAAttcttttaatcattaaaaaaatcccTGGGATTTATAGTTTCCTATGATTTTTGCATTTACTTTTTTCTCAGTATCCAACTTCTTATGACGGGCTGAGAATATTTTGTTTCATACAAAAGTATATGCCTGGAATTGCTCTAGCAACCAAGTGAAATTAGAGATGAAATCTCAACTTAATCACAAATCAAATTGCATCATACTATGCAAACTGGAAAATTGcttgaaataaaaattgtaacTGACACTGTAACATGCCTTTGGTTTATGACCTTACAAAACATTTTTCCTTGCTGACTAATATTATCAATATTCAATGGGTAAACAATTGAGTGAAAAGATGGCTTAACTGTGCCTAATTTAATATGAAGTAGTCAACACTTAATATTGCATTGATTAGAATCCTTCCAAAGTTCTCAGTGGAATTACAGGAATACAGAAAAGAGAACATGGCGTCGTCTTGGGAGTGGGAAGAAATGCTTAGTAATACTTACACTGCTATGGTGATAAGGAGCATATAGACAGTCTTGAATATCAAATAGCCAGTGTAGCACGCCCATATGTTGGTCGTGTAATGCATGAGAAATAGAGAGCCTGCATTGACAACTGAGAAGATGGCCAGAGCCAGCTCTCCCAGAAGATCCCAGTTGACTTTCACGTAACCCACTGCGAAGGCAGCCAGGGCCCCTACAGAGGAAACATTAAGGAAGATCCAACGTACCCAGTGAAATATTAACATGCTGTCTTAAGAATTCAGGTTTCAGGCAATTCTGAAAGAGGAATATGTTACTTTCACAAATTGTGAAAATAATATGACCCGCCTAAAAGGGGATTTATCCACCTCTCAAGCATGTTTTCCCTTGGCTACTGTCTTTAATTTCTATTCTTTCAAACATTTAGTTGTCACACTTTAAATTAGCatcaactatatgccaaacaCTGTTCTATGCATCAGAAAGGTTCCAGTGGGACCAGAAAGGTTCCTAATCATCAGAGTGGGGAAAAAAGATACATAAACTCAGTTGCTTAATATAACAAGCTCAGGGCAGGGATAGATAAAGATGAAACAATTGTTCTGGCAGTACACCTAGCCTGTTCATGTTTgcctttctttgttgtttttctcagCAATACGTAACAGATATGTTGCACTGGGTAGTAAGTTTCAGTCATTAATACTAATCTTCATCTTTCTTCTAATCCCCATCCCAATGTCTTCAAGATTTGGCTTAATCTACTTCAGGTTTGAGGTGAACAAGTTACAGAATTTAAGAGACTGAGTAATTGACAGAAATTAGGGTTAGTAATTATAGTTCTCTTTAAGGAAGTGAGAGGTATTTATGTTTTGAATTACTGACATTTGATTAACTTTTCCACATGTAATGTAGGCAACAACCATTactacaaaagaaataaaattacttttcttcTCAGAACTTGAAATGTGGAATAAATAATTTCGGTGAACCAATTCCAAGACTGCCCTGGTTTCTAGGAGTTTAAATATAAGTCTTCTTAAAAGGGAAACAATAGTAAAATGGATGCCACATGAAGTTTCTGAAGTTTTTTTGTAAAGAAGGGTGTGGAAATCTCCTACTTcctagaaaatatcttcaaagtcTTAGCTGAATTTAAGTTTCTGTTAACCaggatataaatatttattgcagaGTGAACTTCAAAGGCAGACTTCTCTCTGATATTAGAATCTTGACTCTCAAATACCTTCCACTTCTGATTTAAATCTCATGAGAAAGCTAATTTTGGAAATGTGTGGTGTAGAACCTGGAATTGCTTAAAGACCGGCACTAGCTAAACCAAATTCTTTATTAACAAAAACCCTTCTGGTGAAAATTTGGAAGTCTTACtatttcagttcattttcttAGATAACAAAACACCTTgtttatatattaatacacaatgcccattttctttttgatattaagtgaaagaaaagagggcATTATTAACACTTTTCTTGATGAGGAAACGGAATTTTAGGAATCTGGTAAGAATGGAATCACTTGGTGTTGAATCCTGAACTCTTGAGTTACCTGTAACAAATTAAACAGAAATGTCGTGTCTCTCTTTTTCCCCCATTGCCTTCTATTCCTGAAAATGATTAATATGCCTTCTGAACAGACGTAATTTACCACTGTGGAGAATTTAGCAACTGGAGAAATGAATTTAGTTtgcgggggtggggatggggtggggattgGGCAAGAAAGGAAGACAGATCAATGCTTACTTACCTCCAAAGGTTGCAATAGCTTCTACTGCTCCATTATATACTGAAATCTGGGACGGTGCTTTGTAATCCCACAGGACTTGAACATAGTTCAAAACCTGGTTATAACCTGCTGTGGAAAAAGCCCACCACAGGGACCAGTAAAAAAGATGTTTTGAGGAGTAACACTGCTTCAAATCTTGTAACCACTGCACAAAAACTCTCAGAGCTACATTTCCTGGCTTTGGGTTGGTCACCTGGCCACCATCTGGGTTCCCTGAATCAGTGAACACTTCTTTTCCCACTCGTCTGTGATCCTTTTGAGGTTCCTCTGAGACAGTGTCCATTCCTGGTGGCTTTGGAAGGGCTTCTTGGCTGGGTTTTGCATGAAAAAACATGCTCTTCTTAGGCATGGGTAGGAAAAGTGAGAAGAGGAAGGCCACGGAGACAGAGGCCAAGGTTATGACGTTGAGGTAAAAGTAGGACAGGCCGGCCAGGGATACCAAGAGCTGGGCCAGCGCGGAGGCCGCCGTGTAGGCCACCAGCGTGACACTCCTGCAGTAGCCGCTCACCTTCTGGTAGTGCTCCGGGCTGACCACGCTGTAAATGTAGGCATAGTAGGCCACCTCTGTGGCGGTGACCATCCCATAGAAGAATTCCAGTACCTGCATGGTCCTGACTCCTTGGCCAAACAAGAGCAGCAGCCAGCAAATGATGAAGctaatcccctggaggatgatgACTGGCTTGTAGCGGACATAATCGGTGAGGATAAAGACT
Encoded proteins:
- the SLC19A3 gene encoding thiamine transporter 2, translated to MSCFQTLESQSWIYPTVILCLFGFFSMMRPSEPFLMVYLSGPDKNLTSAELTNEIFPVWTYSYLALLLPVFILTDYVRYKPVIILQGISFIICWLLLLFGQGVRTMQVLEFFYGMVTATEVAYYAYIYSVVSPEHYQKVSGYCRSVTLVAYTAASALAQLLVSLAGLSYFYLNVITLASVSVAFLFSLFLPMPKKSMFFHAKPSQEALPKPPGMDTVSEEPQKDHRRVGKEVFTDSGNPDGGQVTNPKPGNVALRVFVQWLQDLKQCYSSKHLFYWSLWWAFSTAGYNQVLNYVQVLWDYKAPSQISVYNGAVEAIATFGGALAAFAVGYVKVNWDLLGELALAIFSVVNAGSLFLMHYTTNIWACYTGYLIFKTVYMLLITIAVFQIAVNLSVERYALVFGINTFIALVIQTIITVIVVDQGGLGLPISIQFLVYGSYFAAIAGIFLMRSIYIIYSATCRKRVQNSVTTSRNQYRPHPEEPKNV